The following proteins come from a genomic window of Synechococcus sp. BIOS-E4-1:
- a CDS encoding CHASE2 domain-containing protein, with protein MNWPRPIHQAIPYAIAVGLLVGLQHSPLVETANLLVYDLAINLRNRAIDGQAEDLNWPITVVGINEADIERYRWPLDDTLLCRALKQLDTLGASAIGLDLYRDQAKPCLQDEIQRNPRLISIRNEHLGITAIPGAPARQQAFNDLVMDADRVVRRDLIHVGGQEEAVRALPLRLLETASQTRDLDRQLEQLNERHWLNEQSGGYQDLDAAGYQAMLPVYPAGRYPSLDLATLLSGEVSQEMINGRVVLVGNVAPSLRDLFETPHSRFVSSSRFFEVSGVELHAQRLEALQRLLQNRAPEIITLHGWQRWLLLLMVVLFGVLIAERPARIRRSLVLLSAAVILLISSVFGLTLSGVWVGLTMPLSGLVLFSGSGILRRGVQSQRHQQDMRRLLGQTSSPAVAQQLWDQREDLIKDGRFTGREQQVTVLFSDTCSFTSVSEQLTASELMQWLNRGMCIGVDAVTSRGGIVNKFTGDGMLAVFGAPVSKGPAMDAFHAVTAALAIQEQISRLNDALAKEGQPALRMRIGIHSGPVLTGSLGSSKRLEYAVIGDTVNCASRLEGLEKDRHEGMVRILVSGETQCLLEALPAHVTSEPWGTVLIKGRLEPLEVIELRSTAP; from the coding sequence ATGAATTGGCCACGCCCGATTCACCAGGCGATTCCCTACGCCATAGCTGTAGGGCTGCTGGTGGGCCTGCAGCATTCGCCCTTGGTTGAGACCGCCAACCTGCTCGTCTATGACCTGGCCATCAACCTGCGCAACCGAGCCATTGATGGTCAAGCCGAAGACCTGAACTGGCCGATCACGGTGGTCGGGATTAACGAAGCCGACATCGAGCGCTACCGCTGGCCCCTCGACGACACCCTTCTCTGCAGAGCTCTGAAACAGCTCGATACCCTCGGAGCCAGTGCCATCGGCCTTGACCTGTACCGCGATCAGGCCAAGCCCTGCCTTCAGGACGAGATTCAGCGCAATCCACGCCTGATCTCGATACGCAATGAACACCTTGGCATCACAGCGATCCCTGGAGCACCAGCCAGGCAACAGGCCTTCAATGACCTGGTCATGGATGCTGACCGCGTCGTGAGACGTGATCTCATTCACGTGGGCGGGCAGGAGGAGGCAGTGCGAGCATTGCCACTGCGACTACTGGAAACGGCCAGCCAAACCAGAGACCTGGACAGACAGCTCGAACAGCTCAACGAGCGTCACTGGCTGAATGAACAATCCGGCGGTTATCAGGACCTCGATGCAGCCGGCTATCAGGCCATGCTCCCTGTTTATCCAGCAGGACGCTACCCATCTCTGGACCTCGCCACTCTCCTGAGTGGCGAGGTTTCTCAGGAGATGATCAATGGCCGAGTGGTGTTGGTCGGCAACGTGGCACCCTCCCTGCGTGATCTGTTTGAAACTCCTCATAGCCGCTTTGTCAGCAGCTCTCGGTTTTTTGAAGTTTCTGGGGTGGAACTGCATGCTCAGCGCCTGGAAGCTCTGCAGCGTCTGTTGCAGAACCGTGCACCGGAAATCATCACCCTGCATGGTTGGCAACGCTGGCTGCTGCTGTTGATGGTGGTGCTGTTCGGTGTGCTGATCGCCGAACGTCCCGCAAGAATCCGCCGCAGTTTGGTGCTGCTCTCTGCCGCGGTCATCCTCCTGATCAGCTCAGTGTTCGGGCTGACGCTGAGTGGAGTCTGGGTCGGCCTGACCATGCCCCTCTCCGGCCTGGTGCTGTTCAGTGGTAGCGGCATCCTGAGGCGCGGGGTCCAGAGCCAAAGACACCAACAAGACATGCGTCGCCTGCTTGGCCAGACCAGCTCACCTGCTGTTGCCCAGCAACTCTGGGATCAACGCGAAGATCTGATCAAGGACGGGCGTTTCACGGGCAGAGAACAGCAGGTCACGGTGCTGTTTAGTGACACCTGCAGCTTCACGAGTGTGAGCGAACAGCTGACTGCTTCTGAGTTGATGCAGTGGCTGAACCGTGGCATGTGCATCGGCGTTGATGCCGTCACCAGTCGCGGCGGAATCGTCAATAAATTCACCGGTGACGGCATGCTCGCCGTCTTCGGTGCACCTGTCTCCAAGGGGCCGGCAATGGATGCATTCCACGCCGTGACAGCTGCCTTGGCGATTCAGGAACAGATCTCAAGGCTGAATGACGCTCTCGCCAAAGAAGGGCAGCCAGCGTTGCGCATGCGGATCGGGATCCATTCCGGACCCGTTCTCACTGGATCTCTGGGCAGCAGCAAGCGATTGGAATACGCCGTGATTGGCGACACCGTGAACTGCGCGTCTCGACTGGAAGGCCTGGAGAAGGATCGCCATGAAGGCATGGTGAGGATCCTGGTATCGGGTGAAACCCAGTGCCTTCTTGAAGCCTTGCCAGCTCATGTGACCAGCGAACCATGGGGAACGGTCCTGATCAAAGGACGTTTAGAACCGCTGGAGGTGATCGAACTCAGAAGCACTGCACCGTGA
- a CDS encoding CHAT domain-containing protein, with translation MRGLVLCPLVALIVVSPVQADVASRSADGLGTLVNGSANGRCNSGLCRIDGGIDSGSNRFHRLSEFDTRGAIQGVSINSDGVRNLVLGVTAPDGSFINKRVSLTSPSHLFLLSPGGIQLMPGASFQQIPQLTLSTAAQLRFAGGVFDVFNTPHHAISALQADPLPGALGLLPGELGDKRPWIRMDGISIDVDEALLVDAPGGRIDVDQSRLSVSNPTGDGGTLTLAADLIRVGDGAELLATGSGNGGVVQVGGSWQNSDPAVRQATQTWMQRGSLVDASSTNAGSGGTVVIWSDLNHPSGGTVAEGALLARGGAAVGDGGRIETSGSYLRAQPEVIDVSAMKGSAGEWLLDPYNITIGNSAGTITEQTDPSGGGRLFESSASASRVDVADIKTALGTATDVRILTGSADPSEGGNITWESDAPLNYSDSTGNLALDAAGYIQLNSNITTGSGGLSLQAGVGFVEAASGVTLDLKGPLNISTGDTNVGTSDSNSPALAATLTGSGLLAKTGNGGLILSGNSSTWSGPIDVQQGTLRVNGANALGAAGTASPTTVQSGATLQLAGGISLAENIELRGGTLTNWSGDNTVTGSLRLASSAFVDARQDSLTLDPSTGDAVSVIDATSAYNSDLTLAGAGDLVVEGKFNLKDGQPTPSYGDFRQTGSGVVRFKDDLMVERLESTAGGTLWMDQPAGAPAVIPPGSSLFLDNGAFLRRDKTETVTGTSLELGAGGGGISVGTSSTLVWDAPISGTGTFTKAGDGTLRFPASAAISYTGATLVKGGSLDVLSASPTTATCSGTGSSSLCSGRSAGGGGGVDPTPEQEPDPSPEPEPSPEPDPAPTPEPEPEPTPEPEPNPESESTNAQPESDADIVSDELQNAVADVPVFLPAEQRSTVDADSQTSVSGQADLIAAQPQSLDAGLQVDLGIGSDSSTTATAVVPQTTVMAQSTQTMAPEQAVAQLQQSDQAAASRTASLLGLDQALQSALPSTPTVEDLQGVLDQVERQGFGTSPAVLQVRFTSTPSDSAQDSFLDLTLISSKASVQARRLTVDRERFAGLLKALYRQLSRQEPLAVDDPASPSRQLHALLVEPIQDALQGQDIKTLLIAADQGLQAVPFAALNDGTSFFGLNYAFGLTPSLALTPLTPAQSTSTGQLALGASEFDGLAPLPLVPQELEQLDASIGADRYLNQEFSPQALLNRAADQRYSRVHVATHADFRPGGPAQSVLHTGTGPMSMSQFAQLRRKRGETPLDLVVLSACRTLLGDQESELGFAGLALQAGARSAVGTLWYVDDVVTSAFFVQFYRLLDQGLPKAEALQRTRQLFVSGLIRLEGDQVIGPNESPLLTDLTPAQRRRISAGVQNPFFWAGIELIGSPW, from the coding sequence GCTTTCATCGGCTCAGTGAATTCGATACCCGCGGGGCGATTCAGGGTGTGTCGATCAATAGTGATGGCGTTCGCAATCTGGTGCTGGGAGTCACAGCACCAGACGGCAGCTTCATTAATAAACGCGTTTCACTGACTTCTCCATCGCATCTGTTTCTGCTCTCTCCAGGGGGGATTCAGTTGATGCCGGGTGCCTCTTTTCAGCAGATCCCTCAGCTGACGCTGAGTACGGCAGCCCAACTGCGCTTTGCCGGTGGTGTGTTCGATGTGTTCAACACTCCGCACCATGCCATTTCAGCCTTGCAAGCTGATCCTCTGCCTGGAGCTCTGGGCTTGCTGCCAGGGGAATTGGGAGACAAACGGCCCTGGATCCGCATGGATGGAATCTCCATCGATGTCGACGAGGCTCTGCTCGTGGATGCTCCCGGTGGGCGTATTGATGTTGATCAGAGTCGTCTTTCAGTCAGCAACCCCACTGGAGATGGCGGCACGCTCACGCTTGCTGCAGATCTGATTCGCGTTGGAGATGGAGCTGAATTGCTGGCGACTGGCTCCGGGAACGGAGGGGTTGTCCAGGTCGGTGGCAGTTGGCAGAACAGCGATCCCGCTGTGCGCCAGGCAACTCAAACCTGGATGCAACGTGGCTCTCTGGTGGATGCTTCATCGACGAATGCCGGTTCCGGCGGAACGGTGGTGATCTGGAGTGATCTCAATCATCCTTCCGGTGGAACGGTTGCGGAGGGAGCGCTTCTGGCCCGTGGTGGGGCCGCTGTTGGGGATGGAGGGCGGATTGAAACATCAGGTTCCTATTTGCGTGCTCAACCCGAAGTCATAGATGTCTCGGCGATGAAGGGATCAGCAGGTGAATGGTTGCTTGATCCTTACAACATCACGATTGGCAATTCAGCTGGAACGATCACTGAACAAACGGATCCTTCAGGCGGAGGAAGGTTGTTTGAATCCAGTGCGTCCGCTTCACGTGTGGATGTTGCTGACATCAAGACCGCACTCGGCACCGCAACAGATGTGCGGATTCTCACCGGATCAGCGGATCCTTCCGAGGGAGGAAACATCACCTGGGAATCAGATGCACCACTGAATTATTCAGACAGCACAGGAAATCTCGCCCTTGATGCCGCTGGATATATCCAGCTCAATTCCAACATCACGACGGGATCAGGTGGTCTTTCTCTCCAGGCTGGTGTGGGGTTCGTGGAGGCTGCATCTGGGGTCACCCTGGACCTCAAGGGACCGTTAAACATTTCGACCGGGGATACCAACGTCGGCACTTCAGACTCCAACTCCCCTGCGCTGGCCGCAACGCTCACCGGCTCAGGTCTGCTTGCCAAAACCGGTAACGGCGGGCTGATCCTTTCGGGCAACAGCAGCACGTGGTCGGGCCCCATAGATGTGCAACAGGGCACCCTGCGCGTGAACGGTGCCAATGCATTGGGTGCAGCGGGTACCGCATCACCCACCACGGTCCAGTCCGGCGCCACCCTTCAACTGGCTGGGGGCATCAGCCTCGCGGAGAACATCGAGCTCAGGGGAGGCACGCTGACGAACTGGTCCGGGGACAACACAGTCACAGGCTCCCTGAGACTGGCAAGCAGTGCCTTTGTTGATGCGCGACAGGACAGCCTCACGCTCGATCCCAGTACTGGCGACGCTGTCTCCGTTATTGACGCGACGTCGGCTTACAACTCCGATCTCACGCTGGCGGGTGCTGGTGACCTTGTTGTGGAGGGAAAGTTCAACCTCAAGGACGGTCAGCCCACCCCCTCTTACGGTGACTTCCGCCAGACCGGATCAGGTGTTGTCCGTTTCAAGGACGACTTGATGGTGGAGCGGCTGGAGTCCACTGCAGGCGGGACGCTCTGGATGGATCAGCCGGCTGGAGCACCAGCGGTGATACCTCCAGGCTCATCACTCTTCTTGGACAACGGTGCGTTCCTTCGCCGTGACAAGACCGAAACGGTGACTGGCACCAGCCTTGAATTAGGCGCTGGTGGTGGTGGCATCAGCGTTGGGACGAGCTCCACGCTGGTCTGGGATGCCCCCATCAGCGGGACAGGGACTTTCACCAAGGCGGGAGATGGGACGCTCCGCTTTCCTGCCTCGGCGGCGATCAGCTACACCGGCGCCACCTTGGTTAAGGGCGGTTCCCTTGATGTGTTGTCTGCTTCGCCGACCACCGCCACTTGTAGCGGTACGGGTTCCTCGAGTCTCTGTTCCGGCCGCAGTGCTGGCGGAGGAGGAGGTGTTGACCCCACTCCTGAACAGGAACCAGACCCCTCGCCTGAACCGGAACCCAGTCCTGAACCGGACCCGGCACCTACCCCTGAACCGGAGCCAGAACCCACACCTGAACCGGAACCCAACCCGGAATCGGAGTCGACCAATGCGCAGCCTGAGTCCGATGCGGACATTGTCTCTGATGAGTTGCAGAATGCGGTGGCTGATGTTCCTGTCTTTCTTCCTGCTGAGCAACGGTCCACTGTCGATGCTGATTCGCAGACCTCCGTCAGCGGCCAGGCAGATCTGATCGCGGCCCAGCCGCAAAGCCTTGATGCAGGTCTGCAGGTTGATCTTGGCATTGGAAGCGATTCCTCGACCACTGCAACAGCAGTCGTGCCTCAGACCACGGTGATGGCTCAGAGCACCCAGACCATGGCTCCCGAACAGGCGGTCGCGCAGTTGCAACAGTCTGACCAGGCCGCCGCAAGCCGTACGGCATCGTTGCTTGGTTTGGACCAAGCTCTTCAGAGTGCCCTCCCCTCCACACCCACTGTTGAGGATTTGCAGGGCGTGCTGGATCAGGTCGAGCGTCAAGGCTTCGGCACCAGTCCTGCGGTGCTTCAGGTCCGCTTCACCTCGACTCCGTCTGACAGCGCCCAGGACAGTTTTCTTGATCTGACCCTGATCAGTTCCAAAGCCTCAGTTCAGGCTCGACGCTTAACGGTGGATCGCGAGCGCTTCGCTGGCTTGCTCAAGGCTTTGTATCGCCAGCTGTCACGCCAGGAGCCCTTGGCGGTTGATGATCCAGCCTCGCCGAGTCGTCAGCTGCATGCCTTGCTGGTGGAGCCGATCCAGGATGCGCTCCAGGGCCAGGACATCAAGACGCTGCTGATTGCTGCTGATCAGGGCTTACAGGCTGTCCCCTTCGCAGCCCTAAACGATGGAACCTCCTTCTTCGGTTTGAACTATGCCTTCGGACTCACGCCATCTCTGGCCCTCACGCCGCTGACTCCAGCCCAGTCGACGTCTACAGGCCAGCTCGCCCTTGGCGCTTCTGAATTTGATGGGTTGGCACCCCTACCGCTCGTGCCCCAGGAGCTCGAGCAGCTGGATGCCTCAATAGGTGCCGATCGTTATCTCAACCAGGAGTTTTCACCTCAGGCCCTGTTGAACAGAGCAGCCGACCAGCGCTATTCCCGTGTGCATGTGGCCACCCATGCAGACTTTCGACCCGGGGGGCCGGCCCAATCGGTGCTGCACACCGGCACTGGGCCAATGTCGATGTCCCAATTTGCCCAGTTGCGCCGCAAGCGCGGTGAGACTCCCTTGGATCTGGTGGTGCTCAGTGCTTGCCGCACACTTCTTGGCGATCAAGAGAGTGAACTCGGTTTTGCCGGGTTGGCGTTGCAGGCTGGGGCCCGCAGTGCGGTGGGTACTCTCTGGTATGTCGATGACGTGGTGACTTCGGCATTCTTTGTGCAGTTCTATCGCTTGCTCGATCAGGGCCTGCCCAAGGCGGAAGCTCTGCAACGTACCCGTCAACTGTTTGTCTCTGGCCTGATTCGCCTCGAGGGTGATCAAGTGATCGGTCCCAATGAGTCACCGCTGCTCACGGATCTCACTCCTGCGCAGCGTCGCAGGATCTCCGCTGGAGTGCAGAACCCGTTCTTCTGGGCCGGCATTGAGCTGATTGGTTCACCCTGGTAA